A genome region from Amblyraja radiata isolate CabotCenter1 chromosome 2, sAmbRad1.1.pri, whole genome shotgun sequence includes the following:
- the LOC116985179 gene encoding LOW QUALITY PROTEIN: uncharacterized protein LOC116985179 (The sequence of the model RefSeq protein was modified relative to this genomic sequence to represent the inferred CDS: deleted 1 base in 1 codon), producing MAPVCVAARLSLCLCLVFFGTIQVKSLLVYDRQSLQDLRHNVGAFVGAFEYNTLPPFLSGTSTHLDWALPRRKRRRRRGKRGGRLVSFRLGAPGLPCQRLLRGPRLRGLQPGAFQLPPDHLLPEGTERCLPAAAWRAARTRRLGGEVGSLKVSPLFRGLQPGASQLPPDQLLPEGVEGCPPATARTRRLGGDGGGRRVCRLLQVAPFSPPPPLPAYDRRLQRDRLRSSCSPRLRYRGVNIRNLRTLPRAPRSADLKSPSPSRVGLVNARSLANKTFILRDFFCSRALDFLCVTETWIGPGECSAFTELLPAGCSYFNSPRMSGRGGGIAVIYKSTFKCKQCTALSTFSSFEATLFEVGRSDTVLCAVIYRPPKYHKDFVNDFSEFLAGIMPNYDRVLMVPPLLFKEVFPSIGQSVLAIINSSLCSGVVPINFKHAVVQPLLKKPGLDQTDLSNFRPISKLPFISKIMEKVVYAQLKLFLDEHNIREVFQSGFKAMHSTESALLRVFNDILLANDSGNYVVLVLLDLSAAFDTVDHGILISRLQHQVGICGSALGWFRSYLADRTMRVSLADFESSSTPLVYGVPQGSILGPMLFSLYLLPLGSILRRHGISFHFYADDSQLYMPLRKEEDYSLKSLLSCLEDIKSWMALNFLGLNEEKTEVILFGPNGCREPPFVDLGPLAMSVKPTVLNLGFRMDGDFKLDKQIGAVVKSSFFHLRKLAKVKPILEREHFETVIHAFITSRLDYCNALYSGVARASLARLQLVQNAAARLLTGTRKREHITPILASLHWLPVHFRVHFKILLFVFKSLNGLAPPYLSELLHLYAPARCLRSADQLLLEVPRSKRKLRGDRAFSVAAPALWNTLPLHIRQAPSLSIFKSSLK from the exons ATGGCGCCGGTGTGTGTGGCTGCTCGTCTGTCGCTCTGtctgtgtttggtgttttttggcACTATACAGGTAAAGTCTCTGCTAGTGTACGACCGTCAATCTCTCCAAGATCTACGACATAATGTCGGTGCGTTTGTCGGTGCGTTTGAATATAATACCCTGCCACCGTTCTTATCCGGAACCTCGACTCACCTGGACTGGGCCTTGCCTCGAAGGAAGCGTCGCCGTCGCCGTGGAAAGCGCGGCGGTCGACTGGTGAGTTTTAGACTGGGTGCGCCCGGGCTCCCTTGTCAGCGACTTCTTCGTGGGCCTCGCCTTCGGGGTCTCCAGCCCGGTGCTTTTCAGCTGCCACCGGACCATCTCCTCCCAGAGGGTACAGAGCGCTGCCTGCCTGCTGCGGCCTGGAGAGCTGCCCGGACACGCCGCCTCGGAGGGGAGGTGGGCAGCCTCAAGGTGAGCCCGCTCTTCCGGGGTCTCCAGCCTGGTGCTTCTCAGCTGCCACCGGACCAACTCCTCCCGGAAGGTGTAGAGGGCTGCCCGCCTGCTACGGCCCGGACACGCCGCCTCGGAGGGGACGGGGGCGGTCGCCGGGTGTGCCGGCTGCTTCAGGttgctcctttctccccccctccccccctacccgCTTACGATCGGAGGCTGCAGCGGGACCGGCTCCGCTCCTCCTGCTCTCCTCGACTCCGCTATCGCGGGGTGAATATCCGGAACCTGCGGACACTGCCCCGGGCTCCACGATCTGCAGACCTAAAGAGTCCATCCCCTTCCCGGGTTGGCCTGGTGAACGCCAGATCGCTGGCAAACAAGACTTTTATTTTGAGGGACTTCTTCTGTTCCCGGGCTCTGGACTTCCTCTGTGTGACAGAGACTTGGATCGGTCCTGGTGAGTGCAGCGCTTTTACTGAACTTTTGCCGGCGGGCTGCTCTTATTTCAACTCGCCACGGATGTCGGGCCGTGGAGGTGGAATTGCAGTCATTTATAAAAGCACTTTTAAATGCAAACAGTGCACTGCATTATCAACGTTCTCCAGCTTTGAGGCAACTTTATTTGAGGTGGGTCGCTCCGACACGGTGCTTTGTGCTGTCATCTACCGACCCCCCAAATACCACAAGGACTTTGTGAATGACTTTTCTGAGTTTCTGGCTGGGATTATGCCCAACTATGACCGTGTCCTTATG gtccctcctcttctttttaaagaggttttcccgagtatagggcagtcggttcttgccattataaacagtagcttgtgttctggggttgtccccataaattttaaacatgctgtagtgcaaccactacttaaaaaaccaggcctggatcaaactgatctgtccaattttaggccgatctccaagttgccttttatctccaagatcatggagaaggtagtttatgcgcagctgaaactcttcctggatgagcacaatattcgggaggttttccagtctggattcaaggctatgcatagcacagagtcggctctgctaagggtcttcaacgacatcctcctggcaaacgactcaggtaattatgtggttcttgtcttgctggacctatctgccgccttcgatacagtggaccatggaattttaatttccagactacagcaccaagtgggcatttgtggcagtgccctgggatggttcaggtcctatctggcagacagaaccatgcgggtaagccttgctgactttgaatcctcctccactcccttggtatatggggttccacagggctcaatttta ggccccatgctcttctccttatacttacttcctctgggctcaattttaagaaggcatggcatctcctttcacttttatgcggatgatagccagttatatatgccactcaggaaagaggaagactattctttaaaatcacttctgtcttgtcttgaggacattaagtcctggatggccttaaactttctgggacttaatgaagagaagacagaggtgattttgtttggccccaatggctgccgtgaacctccctttgttgacttgggtccactggcaatgtctgtaaagccaaccgtcttgaacctgggttttaggatggacggtgattttaaactagacaaacaaataggcgcggtggttaagtccagcttctttcacctaaggaagctggcaaaggtgaagcccattctcgagcgggagcattttgaaacagtaatccatgcctttattacatctaggctggattactgtaacgcactctactctggagtcgcacgagcttcattggctcgtctccagcttgttcaaaatgctgccgctcgccttttgactggaactcgaaagagggagcacattacgccaattttggcctctctacactggctcccagtgcactttcgagttcatttcaaaattcttttatttgtttttaaatcattgaatgggctcgccccgccttacctctctgagctgctccacctatatgctcctgcccggtgcctcaggtcagctgatcagctgctccttgaggtaccaaggtctaagcggaagctcagaggggatagagccttttctgttgctgctccggcactctggaacaccttgccgttgcacatcagacaggccccctcactgtccatcttcaaatcctccctaaaa